GTGAGGGATTTCCAAAACATAGACCGAGCTAAAAGTAGGCAGTTCGTCATTCCTGCCGGAAATATCAAAACTGGCACCCATGAAAAAACTTCTGCTTCAAATCGGTCTTTCGACGAACAGCACAAGAAGTATTTGTGGTCTTCCGAAAGCCCAAAAATGACCTCGGTCACCGCTATATACCCACTCCAAACCACCGACACCGGGCCAAGAAGAAACCCCACGACAGCGACGACGAGGAATGCCCCGAAAAAAAACAGGAACTCATTCAGGCCAAGCATAAAAGCGAGTGTTTTCAGAACGAGGAAGACTGGCGATGCCAGAATACAAAGCAACACTGCCGATGGCCAAGCCCGCTCTTGTCTCTGAGCTGGAAGGTCGACTTCGGCTTGCACATCCATGCGTGGCCTCTCAAATGTGAAAAAGCGAAACGACCATGTGGTGATAGTGCGTGGCCAAAAGCGCTAACTGTATGCTGATCACACTGTCAAGCCATCTATCGCGCGATCAGTTTGACTCCAACCCAAGAACATCTTTTGAATCGAACGTCCACCTTACCAATCCGTAAGTTGTGGCCAAGCCGTCCTCTCGGCTAGATCTCGCCCCCAGGCATCCGGGAACGATCGGGCTGATGCGAATCCTGCTTATCGAGGACGATACCAAGACCTCTGATTATATCGCCAAGGGCTTTTCCGAGGCGGGGCATGTCTGCGACGTGGTTGGTGACGGCCGCGATGGGCTGTTTCAGGCGCAGCGCGAGGCCTATGACGTCATCGTCGTCGATCGCATGCTGCCGGGCCTCGATGGGCTGGCGATCGTGCGTTCACTGAGGGCCGCCAAGGTCGGCACATCGGCGCTGTTCCTGACGTCGATCGGCGGCGTCGACGATCGGGTCGAGGGGCTGGAGGCGGGCGGCGACGATTATCTGGTCAAGCCCTTTGCCTTCTCCGAGCTTCTGGCCCGCGTCAATGCGCTTGGCCGGCGGCCGCCGGTGCAGGAGCAGCGGACGGTGCTGAAGGTTGCCGATCTCGAGCTCGACCTGATCCGGCGGGAGGCCCGCCGCGCCGGCCAGGTGATCGAGCTGCAGCCGCGCGAATTCACCCTGCTCGAAGTGCTGATGCGCGGCGAAGGCCGGGTCATCACCAAGACGATGCTGCTGGAGCGGGTCTGGGATTTCCACTTCGATCCGAAGACCAGCGTCGTCGAGACCCATATCAGCCGCCTCAGGGCCAAAGTCGACAAGCCGTTCCAGGTCCAGCTTCTGCATACTGTCCGCAACACCGGATACAGCCTGCATGCGCCTCGCTAGCTTGCGCCGGAGCACGCCCTTCCGCCTTGCCGTCACCTTCGGCGTGCTCTTCGTCGTCACCTTCATCCTGAGCGGCGCGATCATCTACCACATGCTGCGCCTCGGCCTTGAGCGGGATCTCGAACAGTCGCTGGGCGAGATGAATTCGCTTATTGTCTCGACCTACAAACCCAATGATACCGAGGATCTGGTCAATACGCTGAACAATTATGCGAGCTTCCAGTCGACCTCCGACGGGCTTTATTCGCTGACGGATGCAGGCGGGCGCAAACTTGCCGGCAACTTCGCCGCACCCCGCATCCCGAACGGCGTCTATACCGTCACCTCCAGGCATGTCGGGCTGAAGGGGCATGAACGCTACCGGATGCAGGTCTCGACTATCGGCCCCTACAGCCTGGTGGTGGCGGAAAACTTCAACGACGTCGACGAGATGCTGCGGATCGTGCTGGTCAGCTTCGAATGGGCCGCCACGATCGTCGTCGCGACTGCGATCGGCGGCGGCGTCTTTCTCGCCGTTCGCGCCCAGGCGCGGCTGGACAGGGTCGCGCTGACCATGAACGACGTCTCCCACGGCGCGCTCGACGCCCGCATTGCCATCACCGGCAACGGCGACGATCTCGATACGGTGGCGATCCAGATCAACGCGGCGCTGGAGCGGCTGCAGAGATTGGTCGAGAGCATGCGGCAGGTGAGCGCCGATATCGCCCATGATCTGAAGACGCCGCTGAACAGGCTGCGCCTGACGCTGGATGCCGCGGTGGCTGGGAATGACCGGCAGGCGGATGTTTCGGCGCTGCTTGACGAAGCGAGACACGAGAGCGACCGGATCAACGCCACCTTCGAGGCGCTGCTGCGCATTTCCCAGATCGAGGCCGGCGCCCGCAAGGAGCGTTTCCAGGCAACCGATATCGACGCCATGCTTGCGGTCATTTCCGAGGTCTATGTCGATGTCGCGGAAGACGCGCTGATGACGTTGAGGATCGCGGAGCGCTGTCCCGCTCTCATCCGGGGCGACCGCGATCTCCTGACGCAGATGATCGCCAACCTGGTGGAAAACGCGATCAACCACTGCCCGGCCGGAACCGACATCACGGTTTCGCTGCGCTGCCAGAGCGGCCGCGCCATCGTCTCGGTCGCCGATAGCGGCCCCGGCATTCCCGCCGGCGAAAGGGACAAGGTCTTCCGGCGTCTCTACCGGCTCGACAAGAGCCGCACGACGCCGGGAAGCGGGCTTGGGCTCAGCCTCGTCAAGGCGATCGCCGAGCTGCATTCGGCTGAGATCACCATGGCGGATAATCATCCCGGCCTCATCGTTTCGATCGGCTTCCCTCTGATGCCGGCGGAGAAATCCTAAAGCGCGTCGCGATCTTTCAGATTCGCTCCACGCGCTTTAGGGTAAGCGTTGCCCCGCTCACATGACTGACGTAGGGGCGTCGAAGGCTGAACATCAATCCGTTTGGCTATTGAGCGCGGCCACTTGGAAGACCGGCGCGCGCAAGGTCTGCGGCGGCTTGATCGAGAATGGAAGGATCTCGGAAGTTCCAGGCCTGCCGCCACGACTGGATCGTCGCAGCTGGCGTTGACTTGAGCATTTTCTCGACGGCAGCTCGGGCGTCTGCCTGGCGACCAAGACGCATATAGGCAATGGCGAGTTGCAGTGGCGCGTCGGCAAATTCCGTGGTCTTCAGCACCTCAACTGCGTCTTCGTTTCTACCAAGCACGATGAAGATGAAGCCTCGCACGTAGTTAAAGAACCAGGACAATCCCGGATCCCGAGCGGCTGCAGAGTCGGTCAATTCCAACGCCTTTTCGGGTTGACCGGCCTGTAGGAAAATACTTCCTGCATCGGTGAGGGTGAAGGCATTGTATGGTGCCGCCGCAATGGCCTTGTTCATTTCCGCAACAGCCCCATCATGGTCCCCCTTGAGCGTTAGAAGCCACGCACGGAGCCAGTGTGCCAATCTCGCTACCTGCGGGCTCAGATTCTTGTTTGAGAGGACCTTGTCGGCCAGTCGGTCCGCGTCCTGAAGATCAGCCTGCGGGTCAGAACTGTAAAGCAGCCCAACCTTCATCCAGTGAGACCACCCCAACTCCACGGTCAATAAGGGGGAGTCGGGGAACACCTGCAGCCCCTGTTGCGAGATGTCACCTGATCGCTCGAGACCTTCCTTCGTGAAAAGGTTCAATTGGCTTTCGGCGCGCAGGTAGTAGTCATATTCAGCAAGGTTGGTGCTGTCCTTGCCCCAAGCCTGACTGTAGTCCGCTTTGCGTATGGCTCCCCATTCGCCCGTCATCGCCCCCACGATCTTGCCGGTCAACTCATCCTGAAGCGCCCATGGGTCGGTTCCGGCCTTGTCGAAGCGGTCTGCCCAGATATGGCCCCCCGTCTGAGCGTCGATGAGTTCCGCAACGATGCGCACCCTATCGCCTTCCTTGCGCACGCTGCCTTCGACAACATAGCCAACGCCCAGTTCCTTGCCGATCTGGCGGACGTCGCCTTCCTTGTCCTCATACGCAAACGATGACGTTCGCGAGACGACCGCGATATCAGCAAAGCGCGAGAGGATAGCGATGACGTCGTTCGCCACCCCTTCTCCCAAGTATCCCAGGCTCTTGTCGGCACTCAGATCCTTGAAAGGAAGCACGGCGACGGATGGGATCGCACTGGAGACTGCAGGGGAGCTCGCTGTCAGTGGATAGTACAGTGCCATCCAGGCGGCCACCACGGCCACAATGGCTGCCGCGACTCCAAGTACCCACCACGAACGGCCGATCCCGCGCTTGTGCGGAAGGCGTCGGCGTGGGGAGGTGTCGATGCGTACGTAGTAGACGTCGACAAGCTCTTCGATGTTCTTGACCTTCCGCTGCCCGGCAGAGTCGAAGGCAAACGCGAGCTTATTCTCGACTTCCTTCGCCACCTTGCCTGAAACACAGATCCCACCTGGGGGCGCGAGTTGCTCCAGCCTGGCCGCGACGTTCACGCCTTCGCCATAGCGGTCATCGCCGTCCATGATCACTTCGCCGAGGTTGATGCCGATGCGGACGTTGAGCCTCTCCTCCTCCGCTACAGAAGCGTTGCGCTCCGCCATTCCGCGCTGGAGAGATACGGCACACTCGACAGCGTCGACCACGCTGCCGAACTCTGCGAGGAGGCCGTCGCCCATGAGCTTGAAGACCCGCCCATGATGCCCCGCAATCTCGGGCTCAAAAAGCTCAGTGCGTCGGGCTCGAAGGCGGTCAAAGGTGCCCGCTTCGTCTTGCTCCATAAGCGCGGAGTATCCGACTACGTCGGCGGCCAGGATTGCAGATAATCTGCGTTCCATGTCTCAGCTCCCAACAGGAATTCCGCGCTAAACAATGTACATGATTTTGCCGCGTGTTTCACGCGCGGCTACGCGGCTACTTGCGGCAATTGCGGTTCACTCACGCTTATGTCGCTTGTATTCATCGACCATCAACCATCGAGGCTGAGGCCGCATGGCAGTCGAGACGCAACGATGATGACGATGGGTGGGTTCGGGCGGTGCTAGATTCGGCCGCGCCGTTGACGACTCGAGGAACCAGCATTTGGTGGCAGTTGCTACCTTATAGCGTAATTCCCCGGCAGGAGTTCCATTATTCGGCACTGCTTGTGGCCGTTGGCTATGGCAGTGGGAGCGGAACACCGGTTACGCTTTAGGTCTTTGTTTTTACGCATGTCGTTGTCGCAAAACCGCTGCACAGTTTTGCGCGACATGCTCTAACCTCTCATCCCGGAGGAGCGGTCCTAACCTCTCATCCGCCAGGCCGCGAGCCGGCTGAAGCGGGCCGCAAAGCGGCGCAGCTCGGCTGCGGCGCGATACGGCAGCACGCTCCACGGCCGACGGCGACCCAGCCGGTAGGTCGAAAGCCCTGCCTGGATCTGGGAACAGGGATCGGCCCTTTGGCTGACCGGCAGCGGATCGACGAAGCAGGCGCTCAGCCCATCATCGAACTCCAGATCGAAGGCGAGATCATAGGGCAGCCGCATGGGGACAAGCACACCGGCAATCCAGCCCGCCGCCTTGCGATTGATGAGGTAGGCGCCGGACCCCTTCTCGCGGGTGAGCGCGATGGCGAGCGAGCGTGACGCGGTCAGCGGCTCCACCTTGTGCTTTCGCCCGGAATTGACGGTCGACAGCCGCAGGATGTCCCAGCGCGCCTGGTGCTCGAGGGCCGCATCGAGCAGCTCGGCCAGATCGTCATCGAAATCGAGATCGTCTTCCAGAATGAGCGCGAACTCGGCATGGCTGCCGAGGAACCGCTTGGCGCATGCGACATGGCTGAGATAGCAGCCGATCTCGAAAGGGTTCGGCCGGCGGCCGTGCCGGCTGAGATAGGCTGCTTCGTCGAAGCCCGGATGCGGCAGGCTCAGCCCTGCCCCATCGACCGCCGCCACGCGCTCGAAGGCAAGGCCGAGGCTTGCCAGCAGGCGCTCCATTCGAAACCGGCGCAATGGCGCACGGTCGAGATTGATCAGGTAGGTGTTCACCCGCAGGCTGACCGGATGAAGGGCGGGCATTAGGGCGGCAGGTGTAGCGCGCATGTTCATGAGAAAGCTGACCTCGACTTGGCAATGATGGCGCCAAGCCTGCGCTCCAAACCTCACGGGGACCTCGCTGGAACTATACATTTTGGTAAAGTGCGAGGGTCGAACGGCCGGGGCTGCATTAAAGCCGCGAATGTTTCCAGCCGCGCTCGACGCGGCGCAGAGAAAGGACTTGTCTCTTACCGTTTCGCAGTTCTGCCATATATTTCAAAATATGAGAGTCCGGCGGACGATTGTGTGGCGTTTGGAGCTTTGGCGGTGGATGCCGTCAATCCTTGCTTTGCTGCTGACGTTGTTCTCGGCTTTGGGCCTGGCGACGCCCGCATCCGAAGCTGAGCGTGTCGCTATAGTCCTGAAGATGAACGGGGCGATTGGCCCGGCGACGGCCCACTATGTAAGACGCGGCCTTCAACGGGCCAATGAACGTGGCGCCAGCCTAGTCGTCCTGCAGATCGATACGCCCGGCGGTCTCGACACGTCGATGCGCGACATCATTCGGGCGATTCTTGCCTCGTCGATACCGGTCGCGAGTTTCGTTGCACCCAGCGGAGCACGAGCCGCCAGCGCCGGCACCTATATTCTTTACGCAAGCCATATCGCGTCAATGGCACCGGGCACCAATCTGGGTGCGGCGACGCCGATCGCACTTGGCGGCCGACCATCCGATGGTGACCGAAACGACAGCCCTGATACGACCGGCAAGCAGCGGCAAGTGCCGCGCGATGCCGGCGAGGCGAAGGCGATCAACGATGCGGTGGCCTATATCCGCGGGCTTGCGGAACTGCGCAATCGCAACGCCGACTGGGCGGAGCGCGCCGTGCGCGAGGCCGCGAGCCTTTCCTCCGCCGCAGCTCTGCGTGAGAAGGTCATAGATTTCACGGCGGCCGATATAAACGATCTCCTGGCACAGGCGCAGGGCCGGGTCGTGCGGGTCGGTCAAACGGATGTCCGGCTCGAAACATCGGGTCTCATCGTCCAGGAACTTGAACCGGACTGGCGAACCCGCCTGCTTTCGGTGATCACCGATCCGAACATCGCGCTGATCTTGATGATGGTCGGTATCTACGGCCTGATCTTTGAATTTCTGACGCCCGGGACGCTGGTGCCGGGAACGATCGGCGGCATCTGCCTGCTGCTTGGTCTCTATGCTCTGGCCTTGCTGCCGGTGAGTTTTGCGGGCCTGGGGCTGATCGTTCTCGGCGTGGGTCTGACGGTGGTCGAGGCGCATTCGCCGTCCTTCGGCGCACTCGGCGTCGGCGGCGGCATCGCACTGGTGCTCGGCGCTACCATCTTGTTCGACACGGATATACCCGGGCTTAAGGTTTCCTGGCCGGTGCTTGGCGCAATCGCCGTCGCCTGCCTCGGTCTTAGCCTTATCATTGCCCGTCTCGCCTTCATCTCGCGCGGGCACGATGTCGTCACCGGCGGCGAGCAGATGATCGGAATTTCAGGCAAGGTCGATAGCTGGACGGGCATCTCGGGCTACGTCATCGCTCATGGCGAGCGCTGGAAGGCCGTTTCAACTGAGCCGCTTGCCGCCGGTGACCGCGTGAAAGTGACCGGTCGGGATGGGTTGACGCTCGAAGTGGCCCGCAGTTCGCAGGAGGCCTAGCGGCCTTCAGATGCAGGAGGAAAAGCCATGGGCATGTTTGCAGATCTCGCCTTCTATCTTGTGATCATCTTTATTCTGCTCGTCGTCGTCGCATCTGCGATTAAGATCCTGCGGGAATACGAACGCGGCGTGGTTTTCACGCTTGGCCGTTTCACCGGTGTCAAGGGGCCCGGCTTGATCCTGCTCATCCCCTATGTCCAGCAGATGATGCGGGTCGACCTGCGCACGCGGGTGCTCGACGTGCCCGGCCAGGATGTCATTTCGCATGACAATGTCTCGGTCCGCGTCAGCGCGGTGATCTATTTCAGGGTCGTCGATCCCGAGAGGTCGACGATCCAGGTCGAGGACTTCATGATGGCGACGAGCCAGCTCGCCCAGACGACACTGCGCTCGGTGCTCGGCAAGCATGACCTCGACGAGATGCTGGCGGAACGCGACAAACTCAACATCGACATTCAGGAAATCCTCGACGCCCAGACCGATGCCTGGGGCATCAAGGTCGCCAATGTGGAGATCAAACATGTCGACATCAACGAATCGATGATCCGCGCAATTGCCCGTCAGGCGGAAGCCGAGCGCGAGCGGCGCGCCAAGATCATCAATGCCGAAGGCGAGCAGCAGGCTGCAGCCAAACTGCTTGAAGCAGCCGAAATCCTCGCCAGGCAACCCGAGGCCATGCAACTTCGTTATTTGAGTACATTGAACGTCATCGCCGGCGAAAAGACCTCGACGATCATATTTCCTTTTCCGATGGAGTTCGGCAATTTGATGCCGCCCAAACCGGACCGATGACGACGCCTTGAATGCGTGGTTTTTGCCGATGGAGCGATGGTCCTGCGGTTGAAAGCATGAGGACGTGGATGACGCGCGCCTTTCTGTTACGGCCGGGGCTGCATTTCTTACGGATTGGTATGATCCCGGCAAAGTGCGCGTGAGAATGCCGCGCTACCAGCTCTCATGCGGCACGCAGTGGACGCCTCCCTTCCCGCGATCGAAACGACAACCCCGCGCCTTCGATGACGACAGCGACCCACTGCGTGCCGCGCCGGATGACCCTTGGCAACGGAGTCCTGGGGATCCGGCTAAGACGGCCCCAACCTCCGTCATTCCAGGCCTTGAGCCTGGAATCCATGCCCACGGCTGACGGAGGCGAGAGTGGATCCTCGGGTCAAGCCCGAGGAGGACGGAGCGGGGGGTGAGCTTTGGAGCAAGGACAGCGACGCATCCGGGCATGATCGACGGTTGAGAACTTCTCTGCCGACGCGATCGTTAAATTGATCGACAGCCGGATCGTCTGGATCGCGCTTCAAGGTCGGCATCACCGATCCCTGCCTGATAACTATCATCATCGATCGTGTTCCGCCCAGTTGTGTCGGCATCGTTTTTCAAGAAAAGTTGCGACATGCGACAATCCCCGCTCAGAGATCGCCGCCTGCTCCTCATCCGGCTGCCGCCACCTCTCCCCGTAAACGGGGCGAAGGGACATGCCGCGACCTCCCCGTTCGCACCTCGCTCTCGCGTGGCACGTCCCCTCTCCCCGTCTTTACGGGGGTCCGCAGGACGGGTTGAGACCAGTGGCTCGACCCCGGTAGGTTAGGGTGAGGGGCAGTCCTCGGCGTGATCCAATCGTCCGGCTTTGCGCCGGCTGTTCTAGGCGTTGTCAGGCTCGGCGATGTCCTCATCAAAGCGACCGCGCACGAGGAAAACATCGGCTGCCTGTTTGGCGATCGGCTGAATCCGCTTCGGCCATCCGGTCGAAATCAGGCCATCGTCGGTCATGAAACGCGGAGTAGCGTTGTAAGCGTCACGCATTGCCGCGAGAACGCTTTCTGCAGCCTCGGTTTCTCGATCGGTCATCGCAGAGAGAGGCTGCATAGGCCCCTCATCGGGGAACCAGTCGAAGAACCAGTTGAAGTATTCCGCCCATCCAAGATGCCTGACAGCCTCGTCGCCCTCTGACAGGACGTCGAAAAGCTCAATGAAGCGGTTTCGAATGCGCTGATCCAGCAGGCGCAGAGAGATATCATCGGTCCTACGCTTTTGAAACATATCGGCGATCGAAGCACAATTAACGGCAGGCGTTGATCGGGGGATCAGCCGATTGAGGCGTACCTATCGGTGCGAGGACAACTATTCGCAATACTGCAACAGGGGATAGCGTCGGGATGGTCACGCCTCGCCGCCAAGGATGGCCCGTTGGCGAAGGTGCTGGAACTCTAACGACGAATCTTTGGCCTTGTCACCGCGGTTTGCAGGGGATCGATTGCGGGCGTCTTGACGATAGCCTAGAATCCGCAAATGCCTCTCGCTCGAAAAATCGTCCTTCACTCACCCCTTTCCGATGAAGCGCTTCTGACGGGTTTTGTGGAGCAATGCCTTGCCGAAGGCGTATCATTGCTCGCGATCGTCGGGGCGGGCGCCAACGATCTGGAAGAAAGGGTCGATTGGATCGTTGTCGGCGACGGCTCAGATCCGAAGCGATTTCTCTGCACCACGTCGCATCCCGACGAGCCGCTCGACGATGTCCTGAACCTGGCGAAGGCGTGGGAAGCCGACCCTGGTGATAATGTGGAGCAGGTGTTCCTCTAGTTCGCCTCAGCTTGGGCATTTCGTCCTGACGGATCAAACAAACAGCCAGGCTTGAGGCACTTCGTCCCCAGGACCTGGGCCTGCGCAATGCCGTCAACCCCTCCACAGCCGTTGCTGTGGCTGCATCTGGCGCAGATGTTCGTAACCCATCACCGTGACGTTGCGCCGTGTAAGTCTGGCTCCCAGGGAGCGGGTCACAACCGCTTCGAACAGTCTTCGCAAAGGAGAAAAACTTGGCCGAGAATGATTATGATGCCTTCGCGGCGGCCTATGACGCCGATAACGAGGTCAATGCCTGGAATGCCTATTACGAGCGGCCGGCTATTCTTGCCCTGGTTGGCGACGTCGCCGGGCTTTCCGTGCTCGATGCGGGATGCGGCGGTGGGGCGCATGCGGCAGCGCTGATCGAGCGCGGGGCTGTCGTGACCGGGATCGACGCCAGTGCCGGCATGCTTGAAATCGCGCAGCGTCGCCTGCAAGGGCGCGCGCGGCTGCTATCGGCGGATCTCAACAAACCATTGCCGTTTGCGGACAAAGCTTTCGATCTGGTCCTTGCCTCGCTGGTCATGCATTACCTGCCCGACTGGTCGAAGCCCCTTCAGGAATTCAACCGGCTGCTGCCCGAAGGCGGCCGTCTGGTTCTTTCCACCCACCATCCCTTCATGGATCACACCTCGACCGGCCGCGACAATTATTTCGAGACCTACAGCTTCGATGAGACCTGGCAGCGCGGCGGAAAGGATATCGCCATGCGCTTCTGGCATCGGCCGCTGCATGCCATGTTCGCAGCACTCAAGTCGGCCGGATTTCAGATCGACACCGTCAGCGAGCCCCAGCCGGATCCGCAAGCCCGCACGCTTTTTCCGCAGGCCTATCAGAGCCTGACGACCAAGCCGCGGTTCCTGTTCTTCTCGGTGGTGAAAGCGTGACGACAGGTGCTGGCGTTGGGGTCTCTTGATTCTATCGGGCGTGGTGTTCCGAGGTGCCGGAGAATGAGACGGTCGCGGAGCTGTTCCTGCCGTTGAAATAGCACAGCCGGACGGCAGCTTGTCCCATCTGGTCGCCAGAAGCGGACAAGCCGTTGTCCACCCCGGTGAAGGTTTTTCGTCATCGAAGGATAAGGCTGCTTTGCGCCCCAGGAGGGTCACGGAGCGACCGGACAAGATCGGGCGGTAGACATCGTTTTTCGCCTCCTGCGCGGTCGTGCTTCATTGCGACCACACACCACGCCGCGTCCAAGTAACGAGCGAGTTCCGGTCGTTTGCCAAAATTGCGCCGGCCAGACCCATGAAAGAATGAAGAGCCGTCGGCGAAGACCTGGTGTATGCTAGGCGACGGGATCCGTCACACGTGAGGATCGTCATGGTCGGTTCACCAGCAACTGCCACCCTTATCCTCAACGGCAAGGTTGTCGTCGACCTGGAAGGCGAGACGCTCCGTCTTGAGAACGGCGATGCAATCGCCCTCAGGCCGCAGGCCTTTGCGGTCCTTCGCCACCTCGTCCAGAACGCGAACAGGCTGGTCAGCAAGGCCGAGCTGCTTGAAGCCGTCTGGGGAGGCGCCGCCGTTACCGACGACAGTCTCGTTCAATGCATCCACGAGATCCGGCGAGCGCTCGGCGACGAGCGGTATGCGGTCTTGGCCACCGTCTCGCGGCGGGGCTACCGCCTGTCGCTGGAGCGTAGCGACGAGAGTGCGCTCGGCGGCCCTTCCATCGCCGTGCTGCCGTTCGCCACCATGCGCGGCGACGAGCCCAATGACTACTTCGCCGATGGCCTGGTCGAGGACATCATCACCAACCTCTCGAAGATCCCGGGTCTGTTCGTCATCGCACGCAATTCCTCCTTCGGCTTCAGGGGCGAGAAAGCTGATCTGCGCACAATTGCCGCCGAACTACGCGTTCGCTACCTGCTGCAGGGCAGCTTGCGGCAGTCCGGGGGGAGGCTGAGGATCAATGCCCAGCTTGTCGACGGCGCATCGGCCACTCATGTCTGGGCCGACAGGTTCGAGGGCGCGGCAACGGACGTGTTCGATCTCCAGGATCGGTTGACTGAGCAGATCGTGGGCTCGATCGAACCGAGTGTTCGCCGTGCGGAGATCGAGCGTGCGCACCGCAAGCGGCCCGAAAGTCTGGACGCGTACGATCTCTACCTTCGGGCGCTGCCGCACGCCCACGCGAACACGCCCGTCGAGACGGACAAGGCCCTGCAATTGCTGGCGCGCTCGATCGAGCTTCAGCCCGACTATGTCGCTGCGCATGGCTATGCCGCATGGTGTTACGAGCAGCGCTACCTGCGCAACGGGTTGGATCCCGCAGACAAGGCGGCCGCACTCAGCCACGCCGATATTGCGTTAGGCATCAACAGCGACGACCCGCAGGCGATGAGCATCGGCGCGTTCGTTCGCGCCAACCTCACCCGGGACTACGACGCCGCCGTCGAGGTGCTCGACCGGGCTCTCGCATTGAACAACAATTCGGCCCTGGCCTTTGGCTTCAGCGCTTTGGTCAGTGCCCACAGCGAGCGACACCAGCGGGCGGTGGAACATGCGCACAAGGCGCTGCGGCTGAGCCCGCTCGACGATCCGCTGAGCTACCATCCCTACTGCGCACTCGCCCTGACCCACCTCTTTGCCGGCGCCTTCGCCGACGCAGCCAGATACGCCGCTCTGGCGGTCCGGGCAAATCCCGGCTTCAGCATCCCGTACGCCTATCTGGCGGCCAGCCACGTCGGCCTTGGCAATGTCGAAGCCGCGCACTCTGCGGCACGACGACTGATCGAGGTGGCGCCGAATTTCTCGGTCGGCAGCTACGTGCGAACGAACCTGTTTCAGCCGTACTTGATGGACGCGCTGGCAGCGGCCTTGCGAACGGCAGGGCTTCCCGAATGAGGCCGGCCAGCGGCGACCAAACCGCGCGTCAGATGCGGCGCTGTCACAAGCCGCCGGTCCCCAGATCATATCCGTTGGACGGATAGACCAGTCGAGCCGCGATGCGAACAACATCTGCGTCATGAAACGTCCATGACGCATCTCCTGCCTTGGTCGGCGTCGAGGAATTCGCGGGCGACCATATCGGCAAATGCTTTTCTAATTCGAAACAGGGCCGGGCAAAGATGCCGATCGGGGAAATATCGTCATTTGATCGGAGTCCGTTCGTTACATGCGGCAGGACCTCGCTCACAATTACCGGCGGATTGGCGACCTGCCGCCCCCGGAACACTAAAGATGAATCGCGCTTTGTATTTCTCAACTATCCTATCGACGCTGTCTTGCTGGAATGGCGCTACCGCCCACGACACCGAGTCGGGATGGATCTATCCACCCGCTTGCTGCCGAGGGGACAAAGAACGAGGCGATTGCCACGAAATTCCGAGTGCCAGCGTGAGCACCGGTCCTGACGGTTTCAGAGTGCTGCTCAATCCGGGCGACCATCACCTCGTCACAAAGCAACACTTCTTCCGAATTCCGTATGGTGACACCATTCCGTCCGGAGACAGTCATTTTCACATTTGCTTGCACCCAACCGAAGACCACGCGAACTGCTTCTTTGCCCCTCCTTACGGATTTTGATTTGCGAGGCATCGGAGGCGCCGCCTGCGGGCGGGATGCTGACAGTCAGCTTATTGTTGGAGGCACCACAAAGCAGCCAATGGGTCGGACGACCTCACCTGTGAGCTCACCCATGCGCTCCGTCTTGACCCCCGAGCAGGGCGGTCCTACAAGACAGACCATGGCAACACACCTCTGATTGGCCGCGCCTT
The nucleotide sequence above comes from Rhizobium indicum. Encoded proteins:
- a CDS encoding winged helix-turn-helix domain-containing tetratricopeptide repeat protein, with amino-acid sequence MVGSPATATLILNGKVVVDLEGETLRLENGDAIALRPQAFAVLRHLVQNANRLVSKAELLEAVWGGAAVTDDSLVQCIHEIRRALGDERYAVLATVSRRGYRLSLERSDESALGGPSIAVLPFATMRGDEPNDYFADGLVEDIITNLSKIPGLFVIARNSSFGFRGEKADLRTIAAELRVRYLLQGSLRQSGGRLRINAQLVDGASATHVWADRFEGAATDVFDLQDRLTEQIVGSIEPSVRRAEIERAHRKRPESLDAYDLYLRALPHAHANTPVETDKALQLLARSIELQPDYVAAHGYAAWCYEQRYLRNGLDPADKAAALSHADIALGINSDDPQAMSIGAFVRANLTRDYDAAVEVLDRALALNNNSALAFGFSALVSAHSERHQRAVEHAHKALRLSPLDDPLSYHPYCALALTHLFAGAFADAARYAALAVRANPGFSIPYAYLAASHVGLGNVEAAHSAARRLIEVAPNFSVGSYVRTNLFQPYLMDALAAALRTAGLPE
- a CDS encoding slipin family protein translates to MGMFADLAFYLVIIFILLVVVASAIKILREYERGVVFTLGRFTGVKGPGLILLIPYVQQMMRVDLRTRVLDVPGQDVISHDNVSVRVSAVIYFRVVDPERSTIQVEDFMMATSQLAQTTLRSVLGKHDLDEMLAERDKLNIDIQEILDAQTDAWGIKVANVEIKHVDINESMIRAIARQAEAERERRAKIINAEGEQQAAAKLLEAAEILARQPEAMQLRYLSTLNVIAGEKTSTIIFPFPMEFGNLMPPKPDR
- a CDS encoding class I SAM-dependent methyltransferase, coding for MAENDYDAFAAAYDADNEVNAWNAYYERPAILALVGDVAGLSVLDAGCGGGAHAAALIERGAVVTGIDASAGMLEIAQRRLQGRARLLSADLNKPLPFADKAFDLVLASLVMHYLPDWSKPLQEFNRLLPEGGRLVLSTHHPFMDHTSTGRDNYFETYSFDETWQRGGKDIAMRFWHRPLHAMFAALKSAGFQIDTVSEPQPDPQARTLFPQAYQSLTTKPRFLFFSVVKA